In Methanonatronarchaeum sp. AMET-Sl, one genomic interval encodes:
- a CDS encoding DUF3243 family protein, whose translation MSLKKEEDACIKSMDLTEDWDAWLDRLRKGVKTAEKLGMSEERIQKVGKRLADHLSKSVCASTPEEQLMKDLWNVASEEEREAMTSVFFKLLDEREK comes from the coding sequence ATGAGTTTAAAAAAAGAAGAAGATGCATGTATTAAATCTATGGATCTAACTGAAGATTGGGATGCTTGGCTCGATAGGCTCCGGAAAGGCGTTAAAACAGCTGAAAAACTCGGTATGTCCGAAGAAAGAATTCAGAAAGTAGGTAAAAGACTTGCAGACCACCTTTCAAAAAGCGTATGTGCCTCCACTCCAGAAGAACAATTAATGAAAGACCTCTGGAACGTTGCATCTGAAGAAGAAAGAGAAGCAATGACCTCAGTATTCTTCAAACTACTAGACGAGAGAGAAAAATAA
- a CDS encoding ABC transporter permease — MRPLEALKISIRTIGSHKLRSTLTSLGVIIGIGAVITFMVLGGGFSDSITGEFDELYSDAPTLLVQTEIPVPGGFGIMYGTSPIYTEHDINQIEAIQGVDFAAPWGIIPAIQTSYGDKKMTGTIQVQATTPEMFTYENFIEGESFQQATNQAVINNQLFNYYGEIKVGDTISYTTDRGTTTLNITGIIEEDFMGVPPAIYVPIDPHYSISVETPRGTNDLAYPFIWIGATSIEELPTVKDSVTQYLTMESDASQLKGEDEKIVVQTLDDLIAQIVDIIDQVTIFVVGIAGIALVVGAIGIANIMIVSVVERTREIGIMKAVGAKNRDIIQLFLVESTILGIVGAAVGVALGLGVGWLGTNLMGWPMVYPLDWITIAVIVGIAVGIASGLYPAWRAAKVDPIIALRTE, encoded by the coding sequence GTGAGACCTCTAGAAGCATTGAAAATAAGCATCCGTACAATCGGCTCCCACAAACTCCGTTCAACCCTAACATCACTCGGAGTCATAATCGGTATCGGAGCCGTAATCACATTTATGGTGCTCGGAGGAGGGTTCTCAGACAGCATAACAGGAGAGTTCGACGAATTATATAGCGATGCACCAACATTACTAGTTCAAACAGAAATTCCAGTGCCAGGCGGATTTGGAATAATGTACGGAACCTCTCCAATATACACAGAACACGACATAAACCAGATAGAAGCAATACAGGGAGTTGATTTCGCAGCCCCATGGGGAATAATACCGGCAATACAAACCTCATATGGCGATAAAAAAATGACCGGAACCATACAGGTCCAAGCAACAACACCAGAAATGTTCACATATGAAAACTTCATCGAAGGTGAATCATTCCAACAAGCAACCAACCAAGCCGTAATAAACAACCAACTATTCAACTACTATGGAGAAATAAAAGTAGGAGACACAATATCATATACAACAGACAGAGGAACAACAACCCTCAACATAACAGGAATAATAGAAGAGGACTTCATGGGAGTTCCACCAGCCATATACGTACCAATCGACCCACACTACTCAATCTCTGTTGAAACCCCAAGAGGAACAAACGACCTGGCATACCCATTCATATGGATCGGAGCAACCTCAATAGAAGAACTACCAACTGTAAAAGACTCAGTCACACAATACTTAACAATGGAATCCGATGCAAGCCAACTAAAAGGCGAAGACGAAAAAATAGTCGTACAGACACTAGATGACTTGATAGCACAGATTGTAGATATAATAGACCAAGTAACCATATTCGTAGTAGGAATAGCCGGAATAGCACTAGTAGTAGGAGCAATAGGAATCGCCAACATCATGATAGTCAGCGTAGTAGAAAGAACAAGAGAAATAGGAATAATGAAAGCAGTTGGAGCAAAAAACAGAGACATAATTCAATTATTCCTAGTTGAATCAACAATACTAGGAATAGTAGGAGCAGCAGTAGGCGTAGCACTAGGCCTTGGAGTAGGATGGCTTGGAACAAACCTGATGGGATGGCCGATGGTATACCCACTTGACTGGATAACAATAGCAGTCATAGTAGGTATAGCAGTTGGAATAGCCTCAGGACTATATCCAGCATGGAGAGCAGCAAAAGTAGACCCAATAATAGCACTAAGAACAGAATAA
- a CDS encoding ABC transporter ATP-binding protein, which translates to MNQVNIQKQLAVTADNLRKTYYLGEPVHALDGVSLELPKGSYTAVMGPSGSGKSTLLNVLGCLDTPDSGELIIDGEDISKTNSKQRSKIRSKNIGFVFQTFNLMPRLTAAENITLPTQFTKNPLKTNDKKIKKLLKTVGLETRADHRPNQLSGGQRQRVAIARALINDPTLILADEPTGNLDTTTGNSIMNLFKELHKEGRTILLVTHEKEIAEHAERTIHMVDGKIESIEVKGEAK; encoded by the coding sequence ATGAATCAGGTAAATATACAAAAACAATTAGCTGTAACTGCAGATAACCTACGTAAGACATATTATCTGGGAGAACCTGTACATGCACTTGATGGAGTTTCTCTCGAACTACCAAAAGGCTCATATACAGCTGTAATGGGTCCAAGTGGTTCTGGAAAAAGTACTCTATTAAACGTTTTAGGATGTCTAGATACACCTGACAGTGGAGAACTCATAATAGATGGAGAAGACATCAGTAAAACCAACTCTAAACAAAGATCGAAAATAAGAAGCAAAAACATCGGTTTTGTTTTCCAGACATTCAACTTGATGCCAAGACTAACAGCAGCAGAAAACATCACACTACCAACACAATTCACAAAAAATCCTCTTAAAACCAACGACAAAAAGATAAAGAAACTACTAAAGACTGTTGGACTAGAAACAAGAGCAGACCACAGGCCAAACCAACTTTCAGGTGGACAAAGACAGAGAGTAGCCATAGCTCGAGCCTTAATAAACGATCCAACATTAATCCTGGCAGACGAACCAACCGGAAACCTAGACACAACCACCGGAAACTCCATAATGAACCTATTTAAAGAACTGCATAAAGAAGGAAGAACCATACTATTAGTAACACACGAAAAAGAAATCGCAGAACACGCTGAAAGAACCATACATATGGTTGATGGAAAAATTGAGTCAATAGAAGTGAAAGGTGAAGCCAAGTGA
- the crtI gene encoding phytoene desaturase family protein, whose translation MKEKALVIGAGLGGLSAAITLATDGYQVEIYEKNNHIGGKLNQKTIDGYKFDLGPSILTMPQIFEELFQKAGENLYDHISTTRLDPQWRCFFEDNTTIDLHDQIKKMDQNPEITQKDIKQLQKYMEYSKNLYQTAEQGYFKHGLDTMKEVTNHYGRITALKKFDYLHTMQEGINKRIDNPYLQNIMGFFIKYVGSSSIHAPAVLNMLPHIQYKYGLHYIDGGMYNLAKAIEKLLEKQDIQLHKNIEVMELKTKNNKITHAVLDNSEKIPADIFISNMETVPTYKNLTKDKKIAEQHDKKYMASCSGLVIHLGLDKEYPELQHHNFFFSKNQEKHFQQVFKKQELPDDPTIYLVAPKRTDPTVAPKGHDNLKILPHIPHLTESPPTPQEYQQLKKKILNKLERMGLKDLQKHIVYEEHWTPRDIKKLYKSNHGSIYGVVSDKKLNKGFKAPKKSQKYQNLYFVGGSVNPGGGMPMVTLSGQKLPKKINQTK comes from the coding sequence ATGAAAGAAAAAGCCCTTGTGATAGGAGCAGGTCTTGGAGGCCTCTCAGCCGCCATCACCCTCGCAACAGATGGATACCAAGTAGAGATATATGAAAAAAACAACCACATAGGTGGAAAACTAAACCAAAAAACAATCGACGGATATAAATTCGATTTAGGGCCAAGCATACTAACCATGCCACAGATCTTCGAAGAACTATTCCAAAAGGCCGGTGAAAACCTATACGACCACATCTCAACAACAAGACTCGACCCCCAATGGAGATGTTTCTTCGAAGACAACACAACAATCGACCTACACGACCAAATCAAAAAAATGGATCAAAACCCAGAGATAACCCAAAAAGACATAAAACAACTACAGAAATACATGGAATACTCAAAAAACCTCTACCAAACAGCAGAACAAGGATACTTCAAACACGGCCTCGACACAATGAAAGAAGTAACCAACCATTACGGAAGAATAACAGCCCTCAAAAAATTCGACTACCTACACACAATGCAAGAAGGAATAAACAAAAGAATAGACAACCCATACCTACAAAACATAATGGGGTTCTTCATAAAATACGTAGGGTCATCATCAATACACGCACCCGCCGTACTCAACATGCTACCCCACATCCAATACAAATACGGTCTTCACTACATAGATGGAGGAATGTACAACCTGGCTAAAGCAATAGAAAAACTCCTAGAAAAACAGGATATACAGCTCCATAAAAACATAGAAGTCATGGAATTAAAAACAAAAAACAACAAAATCACACATGCAGTACTAGATAACTCCGAAAAAATACCCGCAGACATATTCATCTCAAACATGGAGACAGTTCCAACATACAAAAACCTAACAAAAGACAAAAAAATAGCAGAACAACACGACAAAAAATATATGGCATCATGCAGTGGCTTAGTAATACACCTAGGACTCGACAAAGAATACCCAGAACTCCAACACCACAACTTCTTTTTCTCAAAAAACCAAGAAAAACACTTCCAACAAGTATTCAAAAAACAAGAACTACCAGACGACCCCACAATATACCTAGTAGCACCTAAAAGAACCGACCCAACAGTCGCACCAAAAGGCCACGACAACCTAAAAATACTACCACACATACCACACCTAACAGAAAGCCCACCAACACCCCAAGAATACCAACAACTCAAGAAAAAAATCCTAAACAAACTAGAAAGAATGGGACTCAAAGACCTACAGAAACACATAGTCTACGAAGAACACTGGACACCAAGAGACATAAAAAAACTATACAAATCCAACCACGGATCAATCTACGGAGTAGTATCCGACAAAAAACTTAACAAAGGATTCAAAGCACCCAAAAAAAGCCAGAAATACCAAAACCTATACTTCGTAGGAGGAAGCGTAAACCCAGGAGGAGGAATGCCAATGGTAACACTATCAGGCCAAAAACTACCCAAAAAAATAAACCAAACCAAATAA